In the Wyeomyia smithii strain HCP4-BCI-WySm-NY-G18 chromosome 2, ASM2978416v1, whole genome shotgun sequence genome, one interval contains:
- the LOC129721710 gene encoding fibulin-1-like: MIGRDRRCEDIDECDLNTGTLCPQNSDCINTVGSYQCSCKVGFWSIRSEKLICSKVDECSGLCQQRCITFWGSYRCGCKIGYKLAADNRTCDDINVCEEYKAHFICDGHCENTPGSYRCRCPQGYTLGHDERSCVDINECGTGDACSDRNEICTNIPGSYRCTQINCPGGYVISPKRKNECLKIKIESCDKGDLECLQTPSSYSYYFLAMVSSMPVPPTDEELSTIQYEWSGLTEFELKVLSVNALPSVRLADDNISA, encoded by the exons ATGATCGGTCGAGACCGTCGATGTGAGGATATTGATGAGTGCGATCTGAACACGGGCACGCTATGCCCACAAAACTCAGACTGTATCAATACGGTCGGATCGTATCAGTGCAGTTGTAAGGTTGGTTTCTGGAGCATCCGGTCGGAAAAACTGATCTGCTCAAAAGTTGACGAATGCTCCGGCTTATGCCAACAGCGATGCATTACCTTTTGGGGTTCTTACCGATGTGGCTGTAAAATAGGATACAAACTTGCTGCTGATAACCGAACCTGCGATGATATCAACGTGTGCGAGGAATACAAGGCGCATTTTATTTGCGACGGACACTGCGAAAACACTCCCGGATCGTATAGATGTCGATGCCCACAAGGCTACACACTAGGACATGATGAACGCAGTTGCGTAG ATATAAACGAGTGCGGCACTGGAGATGCTTGCAGTGATCGAAATGAGATTTGTACTAATATTCCTGGCAGCTATCGATGTACACAAATAAACTGCCCAGGTGGATATGTGATCAGTCCTAAAAGGAAAAA TGAATGCTTAAAGATCAAGATCGAATCCTGCGACAAAGGCGATTTGGAATGTCTACAAACGCCATCTTCCTACTCGTACTATTTTCTAGCAATGGTTTCGAGCATGCCGGTACCACCTACAGATGAGGAGTTGTCCACTATTCAATACGAATGGTCCGGGTTAACGGAGTTCGAGCTGAAAGTATTATCGGTAAATGCACTGCCCTCTGTTCGCTTAGCGGATGACAATATTTCAG CTTGA